DNA sequence from the Leuconostoc lactis genome:
GCCACTAAAACACCATCCCGTTGCATGCGTGTCCGCAGCCACTGTCGGTAGGTCGCATTTTCACCAATTTGTTCAGCTAAAATTTCGTGTAAACCAGCTTGCACAGCTGTGACTGTTGGCAAATCATCATTGATAAATTCAGCATAGTTGATTGGTGCCGTCAGGTCTGCCATCACGCGATCAGCTAATGGTTGTAAGCCCATTTCTCGCGCAATCATGGCTTTTGTCCGCCGCTTTTGCTTATAAGGTAAATATAAATCTTCCACTGCTTGTAAAGTTGTTGCGGCTTGAATAGCTGCCTGTAATTGTGGATTTAATTGTTGTTGCTCATGAATCGCCTTTAATACCGTATGCTGACGGGCCACCAAGTCTTGCACTTTTTTAGCAGCTGCCTGAATATCACGAATTTGCACTTCGTCTAATTCGCCGGTCATTTCCTTACGATAACGTGCAATGAAAGGCACCGTTGCCCCATCATTTAATAATGTCAAAGTTGCTTGGGTTTGCTTTTGTGGCAAGCCTACGCCTGCTGCAACACGAGCTGCAAGCGCTGTTGCTGATAACTCGGTCAAAACTAATTCTGTCATGTTTAAATTCCGTTACTCTCTTTTCGCTATTGCCTCATCTCATGATCAGACAACACCTTTCATTCTATCGTAAGTTACCCAAGCCAATCAAATCGATTCTATTTTCAAGTTGTGACATGACTAATCACGTAAATCCCCTTGACGATAACCAAGATAGCCTAGCCTAATCAACGCCAAGGCAATTGCTAATACAATACCCCATGATCCCCAATCAATTGCCGATAACGGTGCTTGCGCAACCCACGAGCTCGGCATGACTTGAATTAACCATTCTGGCATTTTGAGCATTTTACCTAAATACAGCATATAAAAGTTAAGCCCTAAGACCAAATAAACCAATCGATACCACTTTGGCAACCACCCCAACAAAATTGCCGCTAAACCGACAAAAAATAGCAAAATCGGGAACGCATTAACTGCCACCGCGTTAAATTTGGCAATCGTAATGGGCGTTGGCATCACAATCGCTTGAGCTACAAACATACTGTAAATGGCAGCAAGCCATGCACCCAATGTGAACAGCACCCCACTGCCAACATAACCGGCATATAGGCGTAATCGGCTAATTGAATGCGCACTAATTAAATCCATCGTGCCATTTTCTAAATCACGCTTAAAGCGACCAATGGCAATGAGCCCAGCGATACTGGCGACCGTGACTGGCATAATTAAAATGGTGTGCATGAAGACCAGCACAATTTGATCACCAAGAAGCATCATTTTTGACGTGCCCAACAAATTTTTTAAGACAGCATTGTCGGCTGCTAGTTGCTTAATTTGATGAAAAATGGCGCCATAACTTATCCCCAAAGTGCTTAACCCCAGTAACCAAATCACAAAGCTGCTCCGTTCTAAACGCACTTGTAAGCTAAGCCAGCCACGCAAAGATTTGGGTGCCGTCGCGGGTCCAACACTGATACTGACAAGACCTGTTCCCAAATCGCGCGTCGCTAACAACCACAGACTCCCACCAATGATCACGAGGCTTAAACATACTAATAATATCACGGGTAGCCAATTGTTTGTCGCGCCAATTTGGCTCTTTTCCACCCAACCTAATGGTGATAACCAAGTGAGTTGCGGCTTGACGGTGTCTGTCACCATGCGCCCAACAAACATCACACCAAAAATCAAATATCCCATGGCGGTCGCTAATCGTGCCTGACGTGCAAGCTGTGCGGTCAGCAGACCAATACTCATAAACAATAAGCCACTACTCAATAGTCCCACCACAAATAACAGTGTCGCCGGCCAGGTAGCCCCATTTAATACCCGATAGGATATACCAGTTAAGGCAATCGCCACGTTGATGATCATCACTTCAATTAAGACGGCCACCGGTTGGGCAAATTTACCCACTGCGAGACTACGCAACAGCTCATTGACGCCTTTTTCTTCCTCAGCGCGTGTATTTTTAATCACCAGTTGGAAATTCATCACCACCATCATCATGATGGTAAATAATAACATTTCCCCCACTGCAATATCAAAGGTCGTATACGTCGTTAAGGGTGGTAATAAGCCAAAAAGTGCGACCATTGCCGGCGTTTTTAACGTTGTCACAATACTTTGTACTTGCGCAGGTGTCCCATAAATCTGGTTGTAAATGGCGGCAATAATCAAATTCAAGCCGCCGACAATCACAAACCAAATGGTCAAGACCAGCCAATCTTTTTTGAGGTAAAACCACGTCAACTGCGTGGTCTTTGCAAGATTATTGTTCATGCGCTGCCCCATCCTGATAATAAGTCAAAAAGATTTCTTCTAAAGTTGGTGGCGTTATGCGTAAATCTTTTAAACCAAATCGTGCTAATTGTTGGGTCACCGCCGCTAGCCCATCGTGCGAGACAGTAAAAGTCAGACGCTGACCGTCTTGTTTCAAGTTCGTTACCCCAGACATCGTGGCCAATCCAGTGGCATCTTCGGTTACAATCGCTAAGACATTCAGGTTGGCGATATGCTGCAAGTCTTGTAATTCGCCAGTTTCAATAATTTCGCCTTGTCGAATAATCGCAATTTGATCCGCTGTTTTCTCAACTTCATCTAAAATATGAGAACTTAACAACACCGCTTTATTGGCCGCTTTCAGCGCCAATACTTCCGACTGAAAATTAAGCGCCTGTAAGGGATCTAACCCGCTGGTTGGTTCATCAAAAATATATAAATCCACATCAGCAGAAAACGCGGCAATTAACGCCACCTTTTGGCGATTACCTTTGGAGTAAGTGCGCGCTTTTTTGGTTGGGTCAAGCGCAAACTTTTTAATCAACGTATCTGTTTTTGCCGTATGTTCGTGACCGCCCATCCGCAACAGCAAATCAATAATTTCACCGCCGGTTAAATTGGGCCACAAATAAACATCTCCTGGCACGTAAGCAATCCGTTGATGGGTGCCCACAATATCTGTTAAAGCATCGTGGCCATTTAACGTCACTTGCCCAGATTTTGGTTTTAAGAGTCCCAAAATAGTACGAATCAGGGTTGATTTCCCCGCGCCATTTGGCCCCAGTAAAGCAAATACCTCACCTTGGTGAATCGTAAATGTGACTTGCTTTAAAACATGAAACCGACCAAAAAACTTGTCCAAGTTTTGCACCTGTAAAACGTCATTTGCCATCAGCAACTCACTCCAAATTTTCGCTATAATATGGCTTCATTTTGCGCCTTTCATCACGCGTTTGCAAGAAAAAAGGCCATAAAAAAACGCCAGTAACAAATTCATGTTACTGGCGGGTAGGTAGATAGATACTACCCAGTTGGTCACTAGTAGTATACCTTATTTTCCAAACGATAACAAGTTAAAAATGACACTATTTTTGCCAAAAACTTTGCGCAATCGCGCGCACCACTTGGGTCATTTGCTTGGCTGATTGTACATCATGCACACGTAGAATGCGTGCACCACGCTGAAACATTTCTGTTGCCGCCACCAATGACACATCCGCACGCGCCAACTTTGGCAAACCTAATAAAAACTTGGCCCAACCTTTGTTAGAAACGGCAGTCATAACTGGCCGTTGTAGGTCTTGTAAATGACCAATGGTATTCATCATTGCCAAATCCTGCGCAACATCAGAGTTTTTCGCGTAACCCACCCCAGGATCTAACGCAATACGTTGTCGATCAATGCCCGCCGCAGTTAATTGCGCTAAATTATCTTCAAACCACGCATGCATTTCCGCTTGCAAGTTCACGACAGTTTCGCCACGTGGATTCCACATCGTTAACAGTCCAACTTGGTGGTCTGCCAGAAATGGTGCTTTCCGAGGGTCATCCAAAAAGCCATTCACATCATTGATAATATCAACGCCTAAGGCAACGGCGCGGACCATAACGTCATATTTATAGGTATCGACGGCAATCACAGCGTCAGGATATTGCGCCTTAATACCTGTGATAACCGGTGCAATGCGATCAATTTCTGCAGTTGGGGTTAATTCAAGACCAGCTGCTTCAAAGCCTGGTTTGGTCGTTTGCCCACCAACTTCAATCACATCTGCCCCTTTGGCTAACATCTCACCGGCTCGGGCCACCATCGTGTCAACATCCGCGACTTGGTCCCCGTTATAAAATGATTCCGGACTGACATTTAACACACCATAGATAATGCCATCGGCGTCATGCAAGGTTTTATCATTCACGACCCAGAGGTGATCAATCGCGACTAACCACTGTTGCAATTCAGGACTGGCAGTACGTTCGTGCAATGCGACAATCGCTCCGCGACTCAGCCAGTACGTATCATCGGTTAATGGGATCGCACTGTATTCCGCCAAACACTGTTGATCGGCAGCGGTGATCCGCCAAGCAGCCCCTTCGCCGCGCACAACCATTTGTGCTAACACCGGATTTTCTGTTGTGATTTGTTCAAAATGCATGCCCAATTTTCTCCAATAACTGTTTTGCTGCGCGTCCACGATGCGAATAATGTACGCGTTCGGTCATTGGCATCTCAGCCAACGTCAAGCCATTTTCAGCTTCAAATAATGTATCAAAACCAGCTGAATAAGTTCCCCGCGGCGCTAACGCAAGCGTCACACCACCGCGACCGGTACTCTGATAAACAGCCCCTGTTGGCGTAAGCAATACAAACAACGCCGCCAAATTGGCCCCACGATCCATACCAGGTTGGTACAATCCTAGTAAATACGCATCCTCTTCTTGCATCGATTGAAAGCCCATCGCTTTAAAATCTCGCGCAATCGTTAGGCCGAATTTGTCAGGGAAGGCCGCAAAAAATGCCCCCGTATCATCAGCTAAAATGAATTCATCGGGTAAAAATTGTTGGATAAACCGTGCTTTAACTAACGCATTCTCAAATTGATCATCCGTTGTTTCTGCCGGAAATGTTTTTTCTGGCATCAGTTCGCGATAATTCACGGCAGTCATGCCAAATGTGGCAAAAACAGCCACAATTTCGCGGGTTTTCGCCGAATTATTTGATGCAATCACAAGCCGATTAATCATGAAAAACCTCCAACTACATTTAACGTATAAAATGAACCCGCCACCACAATATATTGGCTTGATGACGTACGTTGTGCCATAGCATAAGCTAAGGGATCTTGGTCCATAACCGTCACAGGCAAGTTCGCATCAATCGCTTGAACGGCTTCGGCTAATGCTGTAGCCGATAACGCGCGTGGATTATTTGGCGTGACCGTGATCACCGCTGAAACCAAGGGTAATAAAATAGTAAGCATTTGGTGGTAGTTTTTATCTGCTAATACCCCAAGGACCAAGATTGGCCGCTCCGGTAATGCCCAGTTCGTCAATGATGCCACGAGACCTTGCGCGGCATCTTCATTATGAGCACCATCCAATAGAATATGTCGCGTTTGATCGACTTGCATACGCCCTAACATTTGCGCCTGTGCTAGCCCGCGACGACGAGTTGCCACATCAAACGTTACCTGTTCTCGCTGCTCTAGTGCCGCCAGAATTTGCCAGACCACGCTGAGATTACGACGTTGAAACGCCCCCACTAAACCAAGTTGGTAGTGTTCTCCAGCGACTGACACGGCTAAGCCGTCAGGCGTATCCTGGCACACCTTAACCGTCACTGGCTGCGCAGCCCAGATGGCCTGTTTAGCCTGGGTGGTCGTTTTTAAAATGTTTAACACTTCAGCTGGTTGTGCTAAATCACTGACAACTAACGCACCAGGCGTGATAAGATCAGCTTTATTTTGTGCAATTTCGGCCAGTGTTTGACCTAAAATATTTTGATGATCCAGACCAATTTCGGTGTAGGCGACTACGGCAGCTTGTCCCACCATGTGTGTCGCATCATCACGCCCACCCAAACCAGCTTCCAAAATGGCATAAGTCACGTGTTCGGCTTGGAACACCAACAATGCCACAATTGTCCACACTTCAAAGTAAGATAAATCGTCAATCGTCCGGTCATGAGCAACTAAAGCCTGTAGCAATTGATGATAAGCTGTCACCCAAGCTGCCTCGGTCACGAACTGACCGTTTAACCAAATTTGTTCACGGTCGTTAAACACTGCTGGACTGGCAAAATGCCCCACTGTCTCGCCATGTGCGCGTAAGACCTCACGCAACATCGCCCCAGTTGAGCCTTTCCCATTGGTACCCGCAATTTGAATAATCGTCAAACCTTGATCTGGTTGTCCGACCCATTGCAAGACCGTGCGTAAAAATGTTAGCCGGTTGGGATCGAACACCCGCCAGCCTTTATCTAATTGTTGTTGAATAGTTTGATAAGTCATCTGATTAACGCTGACTGACCCGACGGGCAAAACTATCCCGCAAAAAGGTATCGGTTTTTAATAAATCACGATAAATTGACGTATTGGTTTGCGTCCCTGGTTGATTAATGCCACGCATTTCCATGCACATATGGCGCGCTGTGACGTTAACGGCCAACCCTTTGGGATGTACAATACGTTGCATTTCATCTGCAATCAAATGGGTCAAATTTTCTTGTACACTTGGGCGGCGGCTCGCCCAATCTACCAAACGTGGTACCTTACTCAACCCAATAATTTCACCATCTGGTACATAGGCCACATCAACGGTACCAAAAAATGGTAATAAGTGATGCTCACACATTGAATAAAACGGGATGCCTTCGACAACAACCATATCAGCATCTTGCGTGGTGTCAAATAATTTATAGTCGGAAAATTGCGTTTCACCGGTATGGGCAAAGATTTCGGCATGTGCTTTAACGACACGTTCAGGGGTCTCAATAACGCCTGAACGGTTTGGATCATCCCCAATTGCTGCCAATAAGTCGGTGACGCCTGTTTGCAGTTTCAAAATTTGTTCGTTATTAAATGTTTTCATATTCTACTCTCGCACCAGTCACAACGCGCACCCAATTGGTGTCGGTCGTGCTAGCTAATAATCGTTCAATTTCATGTCGACGATCCGCTGCAATCACATCTAAAAGTGGTTGCAAGACAAAACGTCGGTTTGCCATTTCACGGTGCGGAATGGTCAAGACATCGTCTGACCAGACTTCATCCCCGAACACTAAAATGTCGAGGTCAATGGTACGCGGTCCCCAATGGATTTCGCGGACACGCTTGAGTTGTTGCTCAATCACATGTAGGCTGGCCAACAGTTCTGGTGCTGACAGTGTTGTTTCTAATCGGACCGCAATGTTATAAAAATCATCTTGGACCACGCCCCCAACTGGTTGGGTTTCATAGACTTGTGAGACGGCGGTCACTGTGATTGCTGGCATCGCATGCAACAGCTGCACAGCCCGTTGTAAATTGCCTAACCGATCACCAATATTGGACCCCATACTCAAATAGGCCCGCGTCATGCTTCAGCCCACTTTGACAGGTCAGTTGGTGTCCCACTGACTTGAATAACAAACGGATCATAGATACCAGGCAATGGAATGTAATCCTTATGAACAGCAACTTCAATTTTATCCACCTGCGGAAATTGGGTTAATAACGCCACTAACAAAGCATTAGCCAGACTTTCCATCAAGTTAAATTGGCTAGTTGTTACAATGGCTTCAACCCGTTGATAGACATCAACATATGAAATTGTTGTGGTTAAATCGTCATCTTTCACAGCCGTTTCAATTGGATAATGAACAGTGACATCCACTGCAATTTGCTGCCCTAATTTCTTTTCTTCATCGAATACGCCGTTATAGGTATAAAACCGCATATTCGGCAAATGAATCATTCCCATCGTTCGTCTCCCTAGCATATCGTGATGATATTTTACTGCAATTATGTGTACATGCTGATCATTTATTTTTTAACAATCTGAAAATATTGTACCATAAATCACCTGATGACAAGACGAATCTAACTGCTAGCATAAATCGGCCTATGCACTATCGGTAATAAAAAACGCTCAAAATAGTCGTGTTCCCACAACTATTTTGAGCGTTACAGGCTTAGCCTTGTTTAGCTTTATTGACTAGTGTTGACACCAGCATTGGTAAGATTGAGATGAAAACAATCCCCACGGTAATCAATTCAAAGTTTTGTTTGACCAACGGAATGGCCCCAAATAATGCGCCCGCCAATAACATCAGCACAATCCAACTCGCCCCACCCACCGCATTATAACGGGCAAATTTGGCGTATTGCATACGACTCATGCCGGCTATAAATGGGATAAACGTTCGAACGATTGGCGTAAAACGTGCCAAAATAATGGCACTGGCACCATGCTTATCAAAAAAGTTTTGTGACTTTTCCAATTTGTCACGACTAATGAGCTTGGCCCCCCAACGACTAGAAGAAAGGACAGGCCCAAAATGTTCCCCGATTTCAAAATTCACAAAATCGCCCAGAATTGCTGCCGGCACTAACAATAACACTAACAGCAAAAAGTTCAGGCCGTTAAACGATAATGTCGACAATGATCCGACTAAAAATAAAATCGAATCACCCGGTAAAAACGGTAAAATCACCAACCCTGTTTCAATAAAAATTAAGGCAAATAAAATCCCATAAACCAAAATCGGATTTTGGTGTGCCAGTTGCGGTAAGTAGACATTAAAATTGAGTAAACTTGAAATAATCCCTGTTAACATGTGTTGATATCCTTTTTATGTTAGGTTTCTCTCAAGTATAAGCTTATGTTGGGCATTAAGCCCGATTATTTCATGATTAAATTCTGATATTTTGTCAGCAATCATCAGCTGTCTGTCAAACCTGATCACTTAAAATCAAAATTTGAAATATCTGTTTGTAAAATTCGGTCAACAATGATTGGTGTTTTCTTGCGGTAAGCTTTGGCACCTGATTCAAAAATCAGCCAAATATTATCCCCTTGAAAATCAATCCCTTCTAAA
Encoded proteins:
- the folP gene encoding dihydropteroate synthase is translated as MHFEQITTENPVLAQMVVRGEGAAWRITAADQQCLAEYSAIPLTDDTYWLSRGAIVALHERTASPELQQWLVAIDHLWVVNDKTLHDADGIIYGVLNVSPESFYNGDQVADVDTMVARAGEMLAKGADVIEVGGQTTKPGFEAAGLELTPTAEIDRIAPVITGIKAQYPDAVIAVDTYKYDVMVRAVALGVDIINDVNGFLDDPRKAPFLADHQVGLLTMWNPRGETVVNLQAEMHAWFEDNLAQLTAAGIDRQRIALDPGVGYAKNSDVAQDLAMMNTIGHLQDLQRPVMTAVSNKGWAKFLLGLPKLARADVSLVAATEMFQRGARILRVHDVQSAKQMTQVVRAIAQSFWQK
- a CDS encoding ABC transporter ATP-binding protein produces the protein MANDVLQVQNLDKFFGRFHVLKQVTFTIHQGEVFALLGPNGAGKSTLIRTILGLLKPKSGQVTLNGHDALTDIVGTHQRIAYVPGDVYLWPNLTGGEIIDLLLRMGGHEHTAKTDTLIKKFALDPTKKARTYSKGNRQKVALIAAFSADVDLYIFDEPTSGLDPLQALNFQSEVLALKAANKAVLLSSHILDEVEKTADQIAIIRQGEIIETGELQDLQHIANLNVLAIVTEDATGLATMSGVTNLKQDGQRLTFTVSHDGLAAVTQQLARFGLKDLRITPPTLEEIFLTYYQDGAAHEQ
- a CDS encoding VTT domain-containing protein codes for the protein MLTGIISSLLNFNVYLPQLAHQNPILVYGILFALIFIETGLVILPFLPGDSILFLVGSLSTLSFNGLNFLLLVLLLVPAAILGDFVNFEIGEHFGPVLSSSRWGAKLISRDKLEKSQNFFDKHGASAIILARFTPIVRTFIPFIAGMSRMQYAKFARYNAVGGASWIVLMLLAGALFGAIPLVKQNFELITVGIVFISILPMLVSTLVNKAKQG
- the folB gene encoding dihydroneopterin aldolase, with product MGMIHLPNMRFYTYNGVFDEEKKLGQQIAVDVTVHYPIETAVKDDDLTTTISYVDVYQRVEAIVTTSQFNLMESLANALLVALLTQFPQVDKIEVAVHKDYIPLPGIYDPFVIQVSGTPTDLSKWAEA
- a CDS encoding ABC transporter permease, which codes for MNNNLAKTTQLTWFYLKKDWLVLTIWFVIVGGLNLIIAAIYNQIYGTPAQVQSIVTTLKTPAMVALFGLLPPLTTYTTFDIAVGEMLLFTIMMMVVMNFQLVIKNTRAEEEKGVNELLRSLAVGKFAQPVAVLIEVMIINVAIALTGISYRVLNGATWPATLLFVVGLLSSGLLFMSIGLLTAQLARQARLATAMGYLIFGVMFVGRMVTDTVKPQLTWLSPLGWVEKSQIGATNNWLPVILLVCLSLVIIGGSLWLLATRDLGTGLVSISVGPATAPKSLRGWLSLQVRLERSSFVIWLLGLSTLGISYGAIFHQIKQLAADNAVLKNLLGTSKMMLLGDQIVLVFMHTILIMPVTVASIAGLIAIGRFKRDLENGTMDLISAHSISRLRLYAGYVGSGVLFTLGAWLAAIYSMFVAQAIVMPTPITIAKFNAVAVNAFPILLFFVGLAAILLGWLPKWYRLVYLVLGLNFYMLYLGKMLKMPEWLIQVMPSSWVAQAPLSAIDWGSWGIVLAIALALIRLGYLGYRQGDLRD
- the folE gene encoding GTP cyclohydrolase I produces the protein MKTFNNEQILKLQTGVTDLLAAIGDDPNRSGVIETPERVVKAHAEIFAHTGETQFSDYKLFDTTQDADMVVVEGIPFYSMCEHHLLPFFGTVDVAYVPDGEIIGLSKVPRLVDWASRRPSVQENLTHLIADEMQRIVHPKGLAVNVTARHMCMEMRGINQPGTQTNTSIYRDLLKTDTFLRDSFARRVSQR
- the folK gene encoding 2-amino-4-hydroxy-6-hydroxymethyldihydropteridine diphosphokinase: MTRAYLSMGSNIGDRLGNLQRAVQLLHAMPAITVTAVSQVYETQPVGGVVQDDFYNIAVRLETTLSAPELLASLHVIEQQLKRVREIHWGPRTIDLDILVFGDEVWSDDVLTIPHREMANRRFVLQPLLDVIAADRRHEIERLLASTTDTNWVRVVTGARVEYENI
- a CDS encoding non-canonical purine NTP pyrophosphatase, translating into MINRLVIASNNSAKTREIVAVFATFGMTAVNYRELMPEKTFPAETTDDQFENALVKARFIQQFLPDEFILADDTGAFFAAFPDKFGLTIARDFKAMGFQSMQEEDAYLLGLYQPGMDRGANLAALFVLLTPTGAVYQSTGRGGVTLALAPRGTYSAGFDTLFEAENGLTLAEMPMTERVHYSHRGRAAKQLLEKIGHAF
- a CDS encoding bifunctional folylpolyglutamate synthase/dihydrofolate synthase — its product is MTYQTIQQQLDKGWRVFDPNRLTFLRTVLQWVGQPDQGLTIIQIAGTNGKGSTGAMLREVLRAHGETVGHFASPAVFNDREQIWLNGQFVTEAAWVTAYHQLLQALVAHDRTIDDLSYFEVWTIVALLVFQAEHVTYAILEAGLGGRDDATHMVGQAAVVAYTEIGLDHQNILGQTLAEIAQNKADLITPGALVVSDLAQPAEVLNILKTTTQAKQAIWAAQPVTVKVCQDTPDGLAVSVAGEHYQLGLVGAFQRRNLSVVWQILAALEQREQVTFDVATRRRGLAQAQMLGRMQVDQTRHILLDGAHNEDAAQGLVASLTNWALPERPILVLGVLADKNYHQMLTILLPLVSAVITVTPNNPRALSATALAEAVQAIDANLPVTVMDQDPLAYAMAQRTSSSQYIVVAGSFYTLNVVGGFS